The Choristoneura fumiferana chromosome 5, NRCan_CFum_1, whole genome shotgun sequence region gtcgGGATATAATGCATTTGgtttaagaaattaaaatatgatAACCAAAGTATCAGCAAGATGCCCGTACACTCGCTGTGGTATTACGTAAAGGCAGAACACTCAATTGTATTCATACAGTAGCAGTAAGGACTGTTCGATCCATTGTTATGCCTCCATATGAAATCGTAGCATTACGTGCGCGAGCGCGACTACTCTGGGATAGTTTTTTCAGAATATGTATACGCCTGACTGATACAAAATTCTTGTATCCACTGAAAAAACTAATAGTTACTAAGTTTTCTGCAcatgttttatatgtatataacaaTATCTTACATGCTAATGTTTATTTCTTGACTTTATCCGAGGCAATGGTAATGTTTTTTCTATCTCGTTCGCTGGAATCTGTTTACTCCACGCTGTCCGGAATCTAGCCCAATTTTCGCTCATGAATAATGTGCTTCTGGTAGGCTAGGTACTTGTGGTAGCAGCGCAAGCGTGGACACGTgcactattattttgttatgtatTGTTTACTGAGCTTCTAAGTTTTATTTCACAGATATTTCGTATGGTATGGCAACCTAATTTATTGTAAGCAAATCTGTAAATCTGgtacttaataattttgtaatttcaagCGTTTACATTTTTTGGAGTTGCTAGTACACAGTAAGCATTCAGAATGATATTTGTTTAAAATGCAGTAACAGATAACTGTCCTTTAGTGAAATCAGTGGAGGAGCCCATTATGATTTCTCACAATGAATTGCTGTCATGGGACACGATTGGCGGTGTCAAAAACTGATTGATATTTTAATATACCCATATTACCTTACCATGTATCACGTATTTtggtagaaaaacataggtaagCATCACCTTGTTTTAAGAAGAAATAAAATgcttaagtatatttttttttaaatatgtatgtacatatttgCCATGATTGATTTATGTTTGAAAATCTCAACAAAAATAGAATGTTCGATAAAaggataggtatttattatgtgaTCATGTTTTTTTACCTTATTATTTAACATAGATTCATGGTTAAGATTTTAAATCTGTTACTTAAATGTTAAAAACTCGGTCATGGCAGGTGATCATAAGTTTATTAGACATTGTGGAAAGTGCCTTTAAAATTAGAATGAATAAAGTTTATACCAACATAGCTTTTTATGTTAAATTAATgctatttataaatatcaatAATATTAACTGTTTGATGGATTATTATgggtttttcatttatttattttttatctcctATAGTCTTTTGCACAAAAAACTGCGATGACGATGACATTTAAactgacaagatttcatatttctaagactatagtttcattcgttctctgtattctgtttggaaaaagaaagacgctaataattttaaaatttcactacgattattaattaatttatttcatttttttaagatgtgcttattccaAAGggcataactcaaaaactaccacacaatagaagATCTATTACTTTTTCTagtctctatttaaaaaaaccggccaagagcgagtcggacacgcccgaaatagggttccgtagccattacgtaaattaagtaatatttttctaaggatttcgtattttatacggaatcttccacgTTTAGGCTGctatcttaaactactaataattctcaagcaaacttagccgttatagttttccttactacaatcctgaattttttctaatttttccacccatcggtttacattttagaggggggggggacgctcgattttaacctttaaagttgaatattttgcaaacaaatcactgaatcgaaaaatcgtcttagcaaaccagCTGCATCTTTTCGACTGTCCGATATAGAAACTACCCCAACTACTATCAACCTTATAAACACCTAGTGTTTGGGAGGGTACGATATCCTTgggcacagagtacatatataaccttgggtgtcctaatatgcctcgcgACTTTGGCCACCCAAAGATgtcgttcccttccaaacaccAGGTGTTAATaaggttgattgtagttgtggtacttcctatatcggacagacgaaaagagCAGTAGCTGAGAGATTCAAGGAACATATttcagctgttaaaaatcgccaagtgaataagtcagccatagccgaacATTTATtagagtcaggaccaaaccactggattgagcttcacaatcccaaaatcctCTCCAAGGAACGTCATTTGTACTCAAGAATGCtacgtgaagcggttgaaatcAAAAAGTACAGAAATTTCAACAGGGACGATGCATATAAGGTTTCGTCTTGGAAacttgttataaataagtgtcggcatCATGATGACTGTTGATGAAGGACGATCCGACGTTGTTAGtcttgtgtgtcggtgtgatggggtaaCAAATAAgtatgaccaagtgcgggtagttcgagatacgagtgccggtactttttgtgatcaagtgcgggtagttcgaagggatcgcgctgctaggcagacttgacaccctacacttcagtctactcgtgaccacggccactgtaatgtggttgaaacgtcgaggtaaatattacttgtgtgttttagcgttataagtcccgtttgtggtattttgactatgatttAGACGAAATACGGTATACAGATACTTTGACTCccggacataggatagtttttattccgggaaattacagttcccgcggggtacaccaatttaaatactttttaaaagcAAACATCACATATAATCGTAATTTCCATAagataaaaacacaattaaGTCATTGCCGTTCGCATATAATCATTACCATTAACACAAAACAAATGGCTATGATGACGATGGTTATGATGAACATGActtcatatatatatttttttaaatgaatactAATCCTGAAAGAGCACCGCCAgcgatttttattgtattattcataaaatacaCCGGCCTAAatagttaataaatatgtaatattggTATTTTCCTTGTTTTCTTTGTTGTTGGTAATGATGCAAAAGTGTGACAAAGCGTCCACAAGCAAATGTAAATCCGAAATTTGATAATTCTGCGTGGGGAAAAATGCGCGGCCTCTCGATCTCGGTAGGTAGTAAGAACATTCGATAAATTTAACTTTGACGGTGCTGCAACGGTGCTGACGAATTTCCGtgacaaatttattttattcattattattatgtttcatcaaattaaattacttatttcataatttattttgttattctatATCATGTGTACTTTAGAAATATGAAAAGAAACACGGAAACTACGCAGtgaatttttaataaatgagtCAGGAAGTTAACTGTTCAACTTTTTTTGTAATTGGCGATGACGTTTGTGCGTGTcttttgtaataattaatttaatatttgtcatAGACTATTTATAATACATGCAACTTAAGTAAAAACATGTGAGAAACGTCATGCAAAGTGAAAAAATAACGCAGCCGTGatattgaatttattattagcttagatgaatgattggtctcgcgcgctcgctcgactagataccgccggcgtacttgtcaaatgcggcaacaaatagtacgccgaaatcggcgtacctgagcccgaggcgagtcagtcacATTACTTTACTCTttgagtcagtcgcgttgcaaactgtgcgtaatgtgcatgtcccgaatttttgttaaattttggtcataaaccgaagtaaaatgccagttttcgcagtgaaactgtttataaataatactacaagaaataagaaggacactgggattaCATaacatcagtaaatatcgtataatttcgaaattacaaaataaaataacatgaaccctaaacgccattctgtgttgccgcgtacacaagaatcaaattccccgtggtttagattttaataaattgaattttattgttatcatcattaaatgatgataaattttaataacttattttatttgtatctaacgtaattattatatatacataacctagttctatattatttaatgttaatctttgtgatattatacactgaaggtgtataaattgttaccagACACtttttaattaaggggtgaatgtgtcttaaaattaaaaatgtttttcgtcttcccagtcaaaagcccgatcagctgatttacttaggtattacgggaaacgaaaaaatttttttttcgtatttctacccattttcctgaaatgttaactttttacccgactgcccgaaggagggttatgtttttcaagcgtatgtatgtaagtaggtatgtatgtatgcatgtacctatgtatgtatattttgtaaacaattatttttattttagtcttaattaacctgtacattatattaggttttactataggtgcaacgtgttaagtacgcaaaacttcttagttggtgactcagtccatgaattttcagtaataatttgtaaatattgaatgtccttaaatatatatttttttaaattaaaagtgaggcctgatcattgatatacctacatcatacctaccatttttttaaagaagaaacctacgcctaacctatacacaaacatattaatacattcactcttaattacttcttaatttctaagtatttcccaagatacattttgtaaccagtaacttaatagaccacagaataatttattttcccaataattcgggtaacagtggagcagctggcaacacaattcgtcacgcacactagcatccttgcaaattgtcttacaccgttcttacgcacactacaatattgagttgccgcattcacgaacgttttgtttttagttagcgcggtatctagtcgagcgagcgcgcttgaccaatcattcatctaaggtgaAAGGTCATTGTACTTTCTTCGTGCTCCACGACCAGACTAACTGATCTACCCTCACTTTTAGAGCTATGAAACTGtagtatattttaaaatactactTACCAATCAAGTCAATCTTCTTCAAATATTTAGTTATGGTCTtacatttaaagaaagaaagaaagaaagaaagaaaatacatttattcacaacacaagacaacacaattattatgtacaaaaaaaaaaaacaacacaaaggtatgtgtcattgcggttgtgaatcggacactggctcagcataatgctgaagcgttaaaaacacccgagcgctgattttcagccagcaccgtcgctTTATATTTACAGTAATAGAGAGTAAATTTGTCCTATCCCTGAagaaaatttcaaaacatttaaattactttgacacaaatTTGCCTCTGAAAAGAAAATTATTGCGATTGATTACCATAAGCCcaaaggattttataaaaacaaaaataaactaaaaataaaacacaactgAGTGAACAATAAGAAATTTATTAGACATAAAATGATGACAAAATGTTGTGAAACTcaagtgtaaaaaaatacacttgttGAAATATACAAAAGCAAACTATTAGGCTATTGACATAAGGACAGACAGCATTGGTTATACACTTCAGTATAATAATTTGTTGTTGTCTCTCCACTGAAACAATGTTATGACTGTGCAACAATTTCAATCATCAAAATTTTGGGACAGCAGGAAGTTTGCTGCCAGGTTTTCATTCTTTTCACAAGCAAAGTAGGCCTGAATAACCATATCTTCTGGAAATCCTAATGCTTTTAATCGTTCAATTGCTTCTTTGTCCTGAGCTGACACAGGGATGATATCATGTGGTGGCTGGGCCACCGGAACATCGGCACTTTCCTCAGCAGCGGCACTAGCACCAGAACTAGGGTTCACAGGTTCATTCAACATTCTTACAAAAGCTTGTTGGTGCTGACTTATAGCCTGTAGTAATGCAGGATTTGTCTGACCTATTTGCTGTAGAACTGCATTTAATAAGTTGGGATTCTGTTGAATAACTGCACGCATTTGCTGAAACTGTGGCTGGTCGCGTAGAAATGCTAAAGGGTCTTCATCAGATCCTTCTTCAACATCTTGTTCCTGGAGCAGCTCTTCAGGAATGCCTGTTATTAAATATTCGACAGCTCTTTCGCGATTGTTGAATGAGGCCCGCAGCGCCTGCTCTACTTGTTGCCGGTTGTAACCCATATCCATAATGCTGGTCACGGTAGCCTCAAAGTCGGGCTCGGTGGCCGCGGCGGGCACCTCGGCGGCATGCTCAGGTTCTGCGGCGGGTGCTGGTTTAGGCGGCTCTTCAGTAGCAGCTTTATCTTTTCCGTCGCCGCTTTCAGTAGACGCACTTTCACCCGCTTCGGGAGCGGAAGTAGATGACGCTTGGACTTCAGACGCTTTAGGTTTCGTTACCATGATAACGATGAATTTCTTTTCGTCTATGTTATAGTTAGTGAGCTTATTATGATCCAGCAAAATCTTTCCTGCGTAGATAAGTCTCTGTTGGTCGGCGGCATAGTCTTTACCTTTTTCGACTTCAATTTTAAGTTTAAGAGCTTTGACGGTTTCTTCGGGATCAATATCTATTTGGAAAGTTTGTTGTTGCAGTGTTTTTAATGTCACCAACATTTTGTTATTTCTGCGTTGTTCTTTAACAACTGGATTAATATTGTAACACTTTTAGCAATGTACCTGACTCGACAAATTATCCAGTAAACATAACCTCTATTAAAATCTTCGTTCGTTTCATTCAGTCAAATTATTGCTAGTCAGtggcaccaaaaaaaaaatgtctggaTTGGATTTTAGAAATCAAGTTGCATTCATTTTTGTTCTGTGGCAGCATTATCATTAATGCGGGGGGCTACTACCAAGGAATTTGTATACTACGTACCTGGAAGTGACAAACAAAACTGAACTCTAA contains the following coding sequences:
- the Rad23 gene encoding UV excision repair protein Rad23; the encoded protein is MLVTLKTLQQQTFQIDIDPEETVKALKLKIEVEKGKDYAADQQRLIYAGKILLDHNKLTNYNIDEKKFIVIMVTKPKASEVQASSTSAPEAGESASTESGDGKDKAATEEPPKPAPAAEPEHAAEVPAAATEPDFEATVTSIMDMGYNRQQVEQALRASFNNRERAVEYLITGIPEELLQEQDVEEGSDEDPLAFLRDQPQFQQMRAVIQQNPNLLNAVLQQIGQTNPALLQAISQHQQAFVRMLNEPVNPSSGASAAAEESADVPVAQPPHDIIPVSAQDKEAIERLKALGFPEDMVIQAYFACEKNENLAANFLLSQNFDD